A window of Acropora muricata isolate sample 2 chromosome 3, ASM3666990v1, whole genome shotgun sequence contains these coding sequences:
- the LOC136912401 gene encoding penicillin V acylase-like has product MATIVDTTNPVTMKILIVVQLLFCVFPATNACSEIRVTAEDKSVIVGRTSDLGKDMFSNVVVEPEGYSRVAVPAEGCSHHEPLLSWQNKYAVAYLDAWDQFLSADGMNSAGLSVSSLMFSPFTKYQDVPPDKCGQAVSQLEFGLWLLGTFSTVQEVRKSMEEELFPLVFPRTFQGYLFEEHFSVVDKTGDAIVIEYTEQGRKVYKNTLGVLTNSPNYEFQMLNIRNYIELSKYERDPLELGGHKFPRFGAGSGLLGMPGDFTPPSRFVRALFLKEFATQPKTSKEAVNLAFHVLNSVDIPVGVASVGKTEPDSDYTQWTVAKDLTNNALYFRDYNDMTIRVVYLDKVQQGQVLRMKAYGPITGFKDVTGELEPVYPNKEEL; this is encoded by the exons atggcgacg ATTGTCGACACCACGAATCCAGTGACGATGAAAATTCTTATTGTGGTTCAGTTGCTTTTTTGTGTCTTTCCTGCGACGAATGCCTGCAGCGAGATCCGAGTGACTGCCGAAGACAAATCAGTAATCGTCGGCCGTACGTCTGACTTGGGGAAAGATATGTTTTCCAACGTCGTCGTGGAGCCCGAAGGGTACTCTCGCGTTGCTGTTCCAGCAGAAGGCTGTTCTCATCATGAACCTCTCCTCTCCTGGCAAAATAAATACGCTGTGGCATATTTGGATGCTTGGGACCAGTTTTTGTCTGCTGATGGGATGAATTCCGCTGGGTTGTCAGTGAGCTCTCTCATGTTCTCCCCCTTTACCAAATATCAG GACGTCCCTCCCGACAAATGTGGACAAGCAGTATCACAGTTGGAATTTGGACTTTGGCTTCTGGGAACCTTCAGTACCGTGCAGGAAGTGAGAAAAAGCATGGAAGAGGAATTGTTTCCGCTGGTGTTCCCAAGGACGTTTCAGGGCTACCTTTTCGAAGAGCACTTTTCGGTGGTGGACAAAACTGGCGATGCTATTGTGATCGAGTACACTGAGCAAGGACGCAAAGTCTACAAAAACACTTTGGGTGTGCTAACTAACTCTCCAAATTACGAATTCCAGATGCTGAATATTCGTAACTACATTGAACTGTCAAAGTACGAACGCGATCCTTTGGAGCTCGGTGGACATAAGTTTCCACGTTTCGGCGCAGGAAGTGGTTTGCTCGGAATGCCCGGCGACTTCACCCCTCCCTCAAGGTTTGTCCGTGCACTGTTCTTGAAGGAATTTGCCACCCAACCCAAGACGAGCAAAGAAGCGGTAAACTTGGCTTTTCACGTTCTGAATTCGGTTGACATCCCAGTTGGTGTGGCATCAGTGGGTAAAACCGAACCCGATTCGGATTACACCCAATGGACAGTGGCCAAGGACCTCACAAACAACGCTTTGTATTTCCGTGACTACAACGATATGACCATCCGGGTGGTGTACTTGGACAAGGTACAGCAAGGACAAGTGCTGCGGATGAAAGCTTACGGCCCAATTACAGGATTTAAGGATGTCACGGGTGAATTAGAACCCGTGTATCCTAATAAAGAGGAACTGTAA
- the LOC136911869 gene encoding selenocysteine-specific elongation factor-like translates to MATSKVLNFNIGVLGHIDSGKTALAKALSSTASTASFDKNPQSKERGITLDLGFSSFRVPMPEHLKKYPYEVLQFTLVDCPGHASLIRTIIGGAQIIDMMMLVVDVTKGVQTQTAECLVIGEILCEKMVVVLNKIDLLKEEKRKALIEKMSKKLSKTLQNTKFVGSPILAVSAKPGGPESPESESIGTQELVDLLSSMAYIPNRDPSGPLVYAVDHCFSIRGQGTVMTGTILSGSVKVNDNIEIPSMKITKKVKSMQMFKVPVTEASQGDRVGICVTQFDPKLLERGLVCSPSSVPTIFAAITTVKHIPYYKGAITSKSKFHITIGHETVMGKLQVFGSPPSQSSDTSLENSLFDMSREYVFQEAVLQGTKPVTGSAESENASSETTCSPLSTQQWLFIEFEKPVTCPKNSLVIGSRLDTDIHLNLCRIAFHGRLVVPVTEKNFAETLLPQLKIYKTKAKEGVVERMTDDYSVIAHSLFKKETNIESFVGMKTRLSSGEEGIIEGSFGQSGKVKIRIPNGLSSDTVLKLSSTGKKKGGKAKSTAPVCTAQDTGDSVEQLSKAIKVVLEFKRYNYDPKKKMVQS, encoded by the exons ATGGCGACGTCTAAGGTGCTAAACTTCAACATCGGAGTTCTTGGCCATATTGACAGCGGAAAAACCGCTCTTGCTAAGGCTCTGAGTTCGACTGCTTCAACTGCATCATTTGATAAAAATCCTCAGAGTAAAGAGCGTGGAATCACGCTTGATCTTGGCTTTTCCTCATTCCGGGTGCCAATGCCCGAGCATTTAAAAAAGTACCCTTATGAGGTTCTGCAGTTTACACTGGTGGACTGCCCAGGCCATGCATCTCTTATTAGAACTATTATCGGCGGCGCTCAGATTATTGACATGATGATGTTGGTAGTGGATGTCACTAAAGGAGTGCAAACGCAAACTGCCGAGTGCCTTGTCATTGGAGAGATTCTTTGTGAGAAAATGGTTGTTGTTTTAAACAAGATCGACCTTCTTAAAGAGGAAAAGAGGAAAGCATTAATAGAAAAG ATGAGCAAAAAGCTGTCAAAGACGTTGCAAAACACCAAATTTGTAGGGTCGCCAATCCTGGCCGTGTCAGCCAAGCCTGGAGGACCGGAGTCTCCTGAGTCAGAATCCATTGGAACCCAGGAGCTTGTTGATTTACTGTCATCAATGGCATATATTCCAAACAGAGATCCATCTGGACCACTGGTGTATGCTGTTGACCACTGTTTCTCTATTCGAGGCCAAGGAACTGTGATGACAGGGACCATCCTCAGTGGCAGTGTTAAGGTCAACGATAATATTGAGATTCCATCCATGAAGATCACAAAAAAGGTCAAATCCATGCAGATGTTTAAAGTCCCTGTGACAGAAGCATCTCAGGGAGATAGGGTGGGAATATGTGTCACACAGTTTGATCCAAAGCTGTTGGAGAGAGGACTGGTCTGCAGTCCTTCTAGTGTGCCAACAATCTTCGCAGCAATCACAACGGTCAAACACATACCTTATTACAAAGGGGCCATCACATCAAAATCCAAGTTTCATATTACTATTGGCCATGAAACAGTGATGGGCAAACTTCAAGTCTTTGGGTCTCCCCCTTCTCAGTCATCTGATACCTCCTTGGAGAATTCTTTGTTTGACATGAGCCGAGAGTATGTTTTTCAGGAAGCAGTTCTGCAAGGCACAAAACCTGTTACTGGTTCTGCCGAGAGTGAAAATGCATCGTCTGAAACTACTTGCAGCCCTCTCTCAACACAACAGTGGTTGTTCATTGAATTTGAGAAACCTGTCACTTGCCCTAAGAACTCCTTAGTGATTGGGTCCCGGCTCGACACAGACATCCATCTGAACCTCTGCAGAATAGCATTTCACGGGCGTCTAGTGGTTCCTGTCACAGAAAAGAACTTTGCAGAAACATTGCTACCACAGCTGAAAATTTATAAAACTAAGGCAAAGGAAGGTGTGGTTGAAAGGATGACAGACGATTATTCTGTGATTGCCCACTCACTTTTTAAGAAGGAAACAAATATTGAAAGCTTTGTTGGAATGAAGACAAGACTCTCGTCAGGAGAGGAGGGAATAATTGAGGGTAGTTTTGGTCAAAGTGGTAAAGTAAAGATCAGAATTCCAAATGGATTGTCATCAGATACTGTTCTAAAGCTTTCATCCACTGGGAAGAAGAAAGGGGGAAAGGCAAAGAGTACTGCCCCTGTATGTACAGCACAGGATACTGGTGATTCAGTTGAACAACTCTCTAAGGCTATCAAAGTTGTCCTAGAGTTTAAGCGGTATAACTATGATCCTAAGAAAAAAATGGTCCAGTCATGA